In a single window of the Campylobacter fetus subsp. testudinum 03-427 genome:
- a CDS encoding molybdopterin-containing oxidoreductase I, DMSO/TMAO/BSO reductase family, catalytic subunit (Pfam matches to PF00384.18 Molybdopterin, and to PF01568.17 Molydop_binding), protein MLNSRRNFLKGVALSTAACVSLKADELLSPVQKVAHASNFGPFYALTQDGKIIDILPHPMDKRPTAMTKMWLDRVYSPTRIKYPCVRKSYLDGKEGHEQLRGKEEFVRVSWDKALELVANKIKETPKENIYNATYIGWSHPGGIHSCPSLCGRFFNVAKRGAIGTAGEYSNGAAGAVNVDIIGDVEAYSLQTTHEQILENTKTYVMWGADLFKCNKIDTKVPSRENDLYYPKYAKSDINFISIDPIYTETAQMLKARWIKIRPNTDIALMLGMMHHLYTSGKYDKEFIAKYTDGFDQFLPYLLGKTDKTPKTPKWASSITEIDEKTIIELANLFVKDRTFLAGNWAMQRAQHGEMADWCLIVLASMIGQIGLAGGGVGFSMHFGGGGQAKAIVGTPAGISQGRNRVEDRIPASRIADAILNPGKKYTYKGKERVYPTVKIAYVAGCSIVGHHPDTNNIIKALRTLDTFVVQEPWWTPTAKMADIVLPACSTLERNDIAMGGVHGKNGVYAMKKAIEPLYESKSDLEIFSLLAMRFGKKVYDKFTDEKPNEMDKIKYEYDISPTAELMSFEKFWEQGYIELPRNEESYKFVRHAKFRNDPVANKLATISGKIQITVPKFSELKYRDFSGYPTWIEPDEWLGDKNRKYPLHLLSPHPNYRVHSQGDNTYLRSFYKINDREPVMINPNDAKKYGISHGDVVEIYNDRGRVLAGAFVTENIRQGVMALQEGAWYSPENTTDEKPRCVSGHINVLTSNRPTSSMAQATSVNTNLVGIKKATGVIPPNSAYNPPKIIEV, encoded by the coding sequence ATGCTAAACTCAAGACGAAATTTCTTAAAAGGCGTCGCCCTTAGCACGGCAGCATGTGTGTCGCTTAAAGCAGACGAGCTTTTAAGTCCGGTGCAAAAAGTCGCTCATGCAAGCAACTTCGGTCCGTTTTACGCTCTTACTCAAGATGGGAAGATCATAGATATCCTTCCTCACCCTATGGATAAGCGTCCTACTGCGATGACAAAAATGTGGCTGGATAGAGTTTATTCACCTACAAGGATCAAATATCCTTGCGTTAGAAAGTCGTATTTGGATGGCAAAGAAGGACACGAACAACTAAGAGGCAAAGAGGAATTTGTACGCGTTAGCTGGGATAAAGCTTTAGAACTTGTAGCAAACAAGATCAAAGAGACACCTAAAGAAAATATCTATAACGCTACTTATATAGGCTGGAGTCATCCGGGGGGAATTCACTCATGTCCGTCGCTTTGCGGTAGATTTTTCAATGTTGCAAAACGTGGAGCTATCGGTACAGCTGGAGAGTATAGCAACGGCGCAGCAGGAGCTGTGAATGTAGATATAATAGGCGACGTTGAGGCGTACTCGCTTCAAACTACTCACGAGCAAATTTTAGAAAATACTAAAACTTACGTGATGTGGGGAGCTGATCTTTTTAAATGCAATAAAATAGACACGAAAGTACCAAGCCGTGAAAACGATCTTTACTATCCAAAATACGCAAAAAGCGATATAAATTTCATATCGATAGATCCTATCTATACTGAAACAGCTCAAATGCTAAAAGCAAGATGGATAAAGATCAGACCAAATACCGATATAGCTTTGATGTTAGGTATGATGCATCATCTTTATACAAGTGGTAAATATGATAAAGAATTTATAGCAAAATACACAGATGGATTTGATCAGTTTTTACCATATCTTTTAGGCAAAACAGATAAAACTCCAAAAACTCCAAAGTGGGCTAGTAGCATTACTGAGATAGATGAAAAGACTATCATCGAGCTTGCAAATTTATTTGTCAAAGATAGAACGTTTTTAGCTGGAAATTGGGCTATGCAAAGAGCTCAGCACGGAGAGATGGCAGACTGGTGTTTGATAGTTTTAGCTAGTATGATAGGTCAGATAGGACTTGCAGGTGGTGGAGTTGGATTTTCCATGCATTTTGGAGGCGGCGGACAAGCTAAAGCCATAGTAGGAACTCCAGCAGGAATATCTCAAGGTAGAAACAGAGTAGAAGATAGAATTCCTGCTTCAAGGATAGCTGATGCTATTTTAAATCCTGGTAAAAAATACACATATAAAGGCAAAGAAAGAGTATATCCGACTGTAAAAATCGCTTATGTAGCAGGCTGTAGCATAGTAGGACATCATCCAGATACGAATAATATCATCAAAGCTCTTCGCACTCTAGATACTTTTGTAGTTCAAGAGCCGTGGTGGACTCCAACTGCTAAGATGGCAGATATAGTTCTTCCAGCTTGTAGCACTTTAGAGAGAAACGATATAGCTATGGGTGGTGTTCATGGTAAAAACGGTGTTTATGCGATGAAAAAAGCTATCGAGCCGCTTTATGAGTCAAAGAGTGATCTAGAGATATTTTCACTGCTTGCAATGCGTTTTGGCAAGAAAGTTTATGACAAATTTACCGATGAAAAACCAAACGAGATGGATAAGATAAAATATGAGTATGATATATCTCCAACTGCAGAGCTTATGAGCTTTGAGAAGTTTTGGGAGCAAGGATATATCGAACTTCCTAGAAACGAAGAGTCGTATAAATTTGTACGTCACGCTAAATTTAGAAATGATCCAGTAGCAAATAAATTAGCTACTATAAGTGGTAAAATTCAAATCACTGTTCCTAAATTTAGCGAATTAAAATATAGAGATTTTAGTGGATATCCGACTTGGATAGAACCTGATGAGTGGCTAGGCGATAAAAATCGCAAATATCCGCTCCACTTGCTAAGCCCACACCCAAACTACAGAGTGCATTCGCAAGGCGACAATACTTATCTTAGGAGTTTTTATAAGATAAATGATAGAGAGCCTGTGATGATAAATCCAAATGATGCTAAAAAATACGGTATATCTCACGGCGACGTGGTAGAAATTTATAACGATAGGGGTAGGGTACTAGCAGGAGCTTTTGTTACTGAAAATATCAGACAAGGCGTTATGGCTCTTCAAGAAGGCGCGTGGTATTCTCCAGAAAACACGACTGATGAAAAACCAAGATGTGTAAGCGGTCATATAAACGTACTTACAAGCAACCGTCCGACTTCAAGTATGGCACAAGCAACTAGTGTAAATACAAATTTAGTTGGTATCAAAAAAGCTACGGGTGTGATTCCACCAAATTCAGCCTATAATCCACCAAAAATCATAGAGGTATAA
- a CDS encoding molybdopterin-containing oxidoreductase I, DMSO/TMAO/BSO reductase family, monoheme c-type cytochrome, with protein sequence MKKIFLILSLAAYVFAGTVFVKSDENTLKLNDAKVYFGSPAMVLKENSQSKIVKFEGYLDNANPNVLYATKNFKLPLVESKNLIKNGEKASIELELPNTNLTSDQALAWEDSGDIFYDKCTKCHGTHAPKEFDMLSWEGLYTSMKDRAQPTDNQEMQILRYLYAHANDGILEEK encoded by the coding sequence ATGAAAAAAATATTTTTAATCCTAAGTTTAGCGGCGTACGTTTTTGCCGGTACGGTTTTTGTAAAAAGTGATGAAAATACGCTTAAACTAAACGATGCAAAAGTGTATTTCGGTAGTCCTGCGATGGTTCTTAAAGAGAATTCTCAAAGCAAAATAGTTAAATTTGAAGGTTATCTTGATAATGCAAATCCAAACGTGCTTTACGCAACAAAAAACTTTAAGCTTCCGCTTGTTGAGAGTAAAAATCTCATCAAAAATGGTGAAAAAGCAAGTATCGAGCTTGAACTTCCAAATACAAATTTAACTAGTGATCAAGCATTAGCGTGGGAAGATAGCGGTGATATATTTTACGATAAATGTACAAAATGCCACGGAACACACGCTCCAAAAGAGTTTGATATGCTTAGCTGGGAGGGACTTTATACGAGTATGAAAGATAGAGCTCAGCCAACTGATAATCAAGAAATGCAAATTTTAAGATATCTTTATGCTCATGCAAACGACGGTATTTTAGAAGAAAAATAG
- a CDS encoding two-component system sensor histidine kinase (Pfam match to PF02518.22 HATPase_c): protein MKLINIYNRIYTHIEEFKIYILIIAFTAIFLGISIFSLNRVKDEFVSLAKNYRTTIVAELSSYVTEWMNSRISSVNSYSTILSSLILDDNITTDRMYDSIDILSKTNPMFDTFQLYLENDRLLIHASKYLVIDQKDLDRIAKYEWYKDTKDRDITTIRVIPNHKVLNEKTINICSPLKANGKFKGVLCGIIKTNNILKQIKGVDKNIVSHLFLMDKNHDIITSHYQPNPFVNELKNINKNFTSKEFVSEGIKVSVLKTSMQDWAVGVGINENAIIQKSLIVVAKTSFMIFGFFIVLIIVANLLHNYLHAKINKRKQEYEFILTHQLKMIETGELVGVMSHQLKQPLNSAKLMISSILQLKEDKNISEEDEKNSLKLCLDSMEHLNQTVENFKNFYKFDPSVTKFSIKRSIDALINILHVDFAKNNVSVIVGEFEDIEVGNCQNLFTQVLLVLLQNSKEALIAHYPDEFKKRQIYIKVKSDENYIYTEVSDFAGGISDEQAPKLFSNLKISKKKGGSGIGLYFAKKIANTKLGGDLTLVSKKDPTVFELRIRK from the coding sequence TTGAAGCTTATAAACATTTATAACAGAATTTATACTCACATTGAAGAGTTTAAAATTTATATACTTATCATAGCTTTTACGGCTATATTTTTGGGTATATCGATATTTAGTTTAAACCGCGTAAAAGATGAGTTTGTATCTTTAGCAAAAAATTATAGAACTACTATCGTCGCAGAACTATCAAGCTACGTAACAGAGTGGATGAACTCTAGAATTTCTAGCGTAAATTCTTACTCCACTATACTATCAAGCTTGATTTTAGATGATAATATCACCACTGATAGAATGTACGACTCCATAGATATTTTAAGTAAAACAAATCCTATGTTTGATACATTTCAACTCTACCTTGAAAACGACAGACTTCTCATACATGCTAGTAAATATCTAGTGATAGATCAAAAAGATCTAGATAGGATAGCTAAATACGAATGGTATAAAGATACAAAAGATCGCGATATAACGACTATCAGAGTTATTCCAAACCATAAGGTATTAAATGAAAAAACGATAAATATTTGCTCTCCTCTTAAGGCTAATGGTAAATTTAAAGGAGTATTATGCGGAATAATCAAAACAAACAACATCTTAAAACAGATAAAAGGTGTGGATAAAAATATCGTTTCACATCTGTTTTTGATGGATAAAAATCACGATATCATTACTTCACATTATCAGCCAAATCCATTTGTAAATGAGTTAAAAAATATAAATAAAAATTTCACTTCCAAAGAGTTCGTAAGTGAGGGTATAAAAGTAAGTGTTCTAAAAACATCTATGCAAGACTGGGCGGTTGGAGTCGGGATAAATGAAAACGCTATCATTCAAAAAAGTCTAATCGTAGTCGCAAAGACGTCTTTTATGATATTTGGCTTTTTTATAGTCTTGATCATAGTAGCAAATTTACTTCATAATTACTTACATGCTAAGATAAATAAACGCAAACAAGAGTACGAGTTTATACTCACTCATCAGTTAAAAATGATAGAAACAGGTGAGCTAGTAGGCGTTATGTCTCATCAGCTCAAGCAGCCGCTAAACTCGGCAAAGCTGATGATAAGCTCTATTTTACAGTTAAAAGAGGATAAAAATATTAGCGAAGAAGATGAGAAAAATAGTTTAAAACTCTGTTTGGATTCTATGGAACATCTAAATCAAACGGTAGAAAATTTCAAGAATTTTTATAAATTTGATCCAAGCGTGACTAAATTCAGCATTAAAAGATCCATAGACGCTCTTATAAATATCTTGCATGTGGATTTTGCAAAAAATAACGTGAGTGTGATAGTGGGCGAATTTGAAGATATAGAAGTTGGCAATTGTCAAAATTTATTTACACAAGTCCTTTTGGTGCTTTTGCAAAATTCAAAAGAAGCTTTGATAGCTCATTATCCAGATGAGTTCAAAAAGCGACAAATTTATATAAAAGTAAAAAGCGATGAAAATTATATTTATACCGAAGTAAGCGACTTTGCTGGCGGTATAAGTGATGAGCAAGCTCCTAAACTCTTTTCAAATTTAAAAATCAGTAAAAAGAAAGGTGGTAGCGGTATCGGACTGTATTTCGCTAAAAAAATAGCAAACACAAAGCTAGGCGGCGATCTAACTCTTGTTAGTAAAAAAGATCCGACTGTATTTGAACTAAGGATAAGAAAATGA
- a CDS encoding two-component system response regulator (Pfam matches to PF00072.20 Response_reg, and to PF00486.24 Trans_reg_C) codes for MRLKLLNEINILVVEDDDMARAALKLGLKSHCNAYFEASNGYDAIDIFKQNRVDIILTDIHMPGLNGLEMIEEIKKIKPQQSFIVITSYDTDQNFFRSVKEGAMQFIRKPLVIEDVQNALLLAVAKKDEKVFKLSPNIKVNLSNETIFDGEKQIFLTNIENKILWLFCYNINMVVTYDMIEEYVYDNLDVKKGSIHTAVLRLKKHLDGINIENISAKGYILRKFSEN; via the coding sequence ATGAGACTGAAACTTTTAAATGAGATAAATATTTTGGTTGTAGAAGATGACGATATGGCAAGAGCTGCTTTAAAACTAGGACTCAAATCCCACTGCAATGCGTATTTTGAAGCTAGCAACGGATATGACGCGATAGATATATTTAAGCAAAATAGAGTAGATATCATACTCACAGATATCCATATGCCAGGACTTAACGGACTAGAAATGATAGAAGAGATAAAAAAGATAAAGCCCCAACAGAGTTTTATAGTTATAACTTCTTATGATACAGATCAAAACTTTTTTAGATCTGTAAAAGAAGGAGCTATGCAGTTCATCAGAAAACCTCTCGTGATAGAAGATGTGCAAAATGCACTACTTTTAGCAGTGGCTAAAAAAGATGAAAAGGTGTTTAAGCTATCTCCTAACATAAAAGTAAATTTATCTAATGAAACGATATTTGATGGTGAAAAACAGATATTTTTGACAAATATAGAAAATAAAATTCTTTGGCTATTTTGTTATAATATAAATATGGTAGTAACTTACGATATGATAGAAGAGTATGTCTATGATAATCTTGATGTTAAAAAAGGCTCTATCCATACAGCGGTTTTGAGATTAAAAAAGCATCTTGATGGTATAAATATAGAAAATATATCGGCAAAGGGTTATATTCTTAGAAAATTTAGTGAAAATTAA